From one Caldithrix abyssi DSM 13497 genomic stretch:
- a CDS encoding OmpP1/FadL family transporter has protein sequence MKRLGIVTCLLILFMLPVGLFANGLSLNSIGPKSLGMGGAFVGLADDYTALYWNPAGLIHLDGAYVGIFVTDIIPMATYKYDAVGIDAKSKINHYASPNLMGYWTCRLNDKLKMGLGVYVPAGLGVEWEGKDLMAFTMVDANGDGVPDTPMGPYEWMSKIGVVNLSPAISFKATEKLSLGLAVNIFYGMFDLKRPATLRDPMTGAVAGFAQYSESSNGLGYGVTLGMLYKYSERFHFGLSFRTKMNVTMSGEAENPGMAAAGFATKSDFDRDVAWPMWIGGGVAIMPTDKFTLTADLQWSQWKESEETFVTKFKDAAWKAGSEATGENIFHLYWENALQIRLGAEYKLNEDMAVRGGWYYDPAPAPDKTYNILFPSITYNAFTLGGSYRMSALRFDAGLEYLYGQERVIESPGEYNAVPGTHNMDIFAFSLGVGYQF, from the coding sequence ATGAAACGCTTGGGTATTGTGACCTGTTTGTTGATTCTTTTTATGCTTCCGGTTGGCTTGTTTGCCAACGGATTAAGTTTGAACAGCATTGGCCCCAAATCATTGGGTATGGGCGGCGCATTTGTTGGCCTGGCCGATGATTACACCGCTCTTTACTGGAATCCGGCCGGCTTGATCCATTTAGATGGGGCTTATGTGGGGATTTTTGTAACTGATATTATTCCCATGGCTACTTACAAATACGACGCGGTCGGTATTGATGCCAAATCTAAAATTAATCACTACGCCTCGCCCAACCTGATGGGATATTGGACCTGCCGCTTGAACGACAAATTAAAAATGGGCCTGGGCGTTTATGTTCCTGCTGGCTTGGGCGTTGAATGGGAAGGCAAAGATTTAATGGCTTTTACCATGGTAGACGCCAATGGAGACGGGGTTCCTGATACGCCGATGGGCCCGTATGAATGGATGTCTAAAATTGGCGTTGTTAATCTTTCGCCTGCCATTTCTTTTAAAGCAACAGAAAAACTATCTCTGGGGCTGGCGGTCAATATTTTTTATGGTATGTTCGATTTGAAACGTCCGGCCACGCTAAGAGACCCCATGACCGGAGCGGTGGCGGGTTTTGCGCAATATTCAGAAAGCTCCAATGGTTTGGGCTATGGCGTCACGCTCGGCATGCTGTACAAATATTCAGAACGCTTTCATTTTGGATTGAGTTTTAGAACCAAAATGAATGTAACCATGAGCGGGGAGGCAGAAAATCCGGGCATGGCTGCTGCCGGTTTTGCCACTAAAAGCGATTTTGATCGCGATGTGGCCTGGCCCATGTGGATTGGCGGCGGCGTGGCCATTATGCCCACCGATAAATTTACTTTGACTGCCGACCTGCAATGGAGCCAGTGGAAAGAAAGCGAGGAAACGTTTGTTACTAAATTTAAAGACGCTGCATGGAAGGCAGGTAGCGAAGCAACCGGTGAAAATATCTTCCATCTTTACTGGGAAAATGCCCTGCAAATTCGTTTAGGCGCCGAATACAAATTGAACGAAGATATGGCTGTGCGCGGCGGCTGGTATTATGATCCCGCTCCGGCTCCTGATAAAACCTACAATATTCTCTTCCCCAGTATTACCTACAATGCGTTCACCCTTGGCGGCTCTTATCGAATGAGCGCCCTACGTTTTGATGCTGGCTTAGAATATTTATATGGTCAGGAACGTGTGATTGAATCTCCCGGTGAATACAATGCCGTCCCCGGAACGCACAATATGGATATCTTTGCCTTTAGTTTAGGCGTGGGATACCAATTCTAA
- a CDS encoding PocR ligand-binding domain-containing protein yields the protein MDDLLTARQVQELLKVDRTTVYRMLKDGRLSGIKIGKNWRFLRKNIDVLLQEQSHQEKTTLLKAKIFPGHCIQGLQDIFSEVAGVSCVAVDSEATFLTQASNPSPFCQKIQSTPEGRAACRQSWKKIIKNKRNHAPFHVCHAGLNYTVACIRMANQIESYILCGQFVESAEQKKALQASIPQVAQKLGLKEKDLRHLEDQVYLLTPRVRKNLKLWLERLAQSLIDLTSERNDLVNRLHKIHQLSAFQEE from the coding sequence ATGGATGATCTACTAACGGCCAGGCAGGTACAGGAACTACTTAAAGTCGATCGGACTACAGTTTACCGAATGCTTAAGGATGGCCGTTTAAGCGGTATTAAAATTGGCAAAAACTGGCGTTTTCTGCGCAAAAATATCGATGTCCTTCTTCAGGAACAGTCACATCAGGAAAAAACCACTCTTCTCAAAGCTAAAATTTTTCCCGGTCATTGTATTCAAGGTTTGCAAGATATATTCAGTGAGGTTGCCGGCGTAAGTTGTGTGGCGGTCGATTCTGAAGCGACTTTTCTAACACAGGCGAGCAATCCGAGCCCTTTTTGTCAAAAAATACAGAGTACGCCAGAGGGAAGGGCAGCTTGTCGGCAAAGCTGGAAAAAAATCATTAAAAATAAAAGAAACCATGCGCCATTCCATGTCTGTCATGCCGGTTTGAACTACACCGTCGCCTGCATCCGGATGGCCAATCAGATCGAATCGTATATTTTGTGCGGGCAATTCGTAGAATCTGCTGAGCAAAAAAAGGCCCTTCAAGCGTCCATACCGCAAGTTGCCCAAAAGCTGGGCCTTAAGGAAAAAGATTTAAGGCATTTAGAAGACCAGGTGTATTTATTGACTCCGCGCGTTCGCAAAAATTTAAAACTATGGTTAGAACGTTTAGCCCAATCCTTAATCGATCTAACCAGTGAAAGAAATGATCTGGTAAACAGGTTGCATAAAATTCATCAACTGAGCGCTTTTCAGGAAGAGTAA
- a CDS encoding ABC transporter permease yields the protein MYIQLSWRNIWRNKKRTLIAVASVFFAVITAVNTRSMQLGSYDYMIHSTARFYSGYLQIQNPQYWEKRSLENSMVQDSLNFDRLSALSHVMGVTPRLEAFTLLSFGNTTRVGQVIGIDPSREDQTTGLRSRLVEGSFLNEDEYAAIISQGLARMLGLAIGDSLVLYGQAYHGQIAAALLPIKGIVQYPIRELNNTMVYLPLKTAQDIFLMPGRITSVVVLLDGNRHLNQARSQLLKIIPQHYRVIDWQTMLPELYQSIQLDNVSGMLMLAILYVVIAFGLFGTILMMINERRKEFGILIAVGMKKSRILLVTMSEIIFISLAGALSGILGALPLVLYFTRHPIRITGEAARSFELFGIEPIFSFSSDPTIFFNQALVVFLIALATFIYPVFFLKKLEPHEAMHA from the coding sequence ATGTACATTCAGTTAAGCTGGCGTAATATCTGGCGCAACAAAAAACGGACTTTAATTGCCGTGGCTTCGGTTTTTTTTGCCGTTATCACAGCCGTCAATACGCGCTCTATGCAGCTCGGGTCGTATGATTATATGATCCATTCCACAGCCAGGTTTTATTCCGGTTATCTGCAGATCCAGAATCCTCAATACTGGGAAAAACGTTCTCTGGAAAACTCGATGGTTCAGGATAGCCTGAATTTTGACCGCCTGAGCGCTCTTTCGCACGTGATGGGCGTTACGCCCCGTCTGGAGGCCTTTACCCTGCTCTCTTTCGGAAACACAACGCGCGTCGGGCAGGTGATTGGCATTGACCCCTCGCGAGAAGATCAAACAACAGGATTGCGTTCACGGCTGGTAGAAGGTTCTTTTTTAAATGAAGACGAATATGCGGCCATTATCAGTCAGGGGCTGGCGCGGATGCTGGGTCTTGCCATCGGCGACAGTCTGGTTCTTTACGGTCAGGCCTACCACGGCCAAATCGCGGCCGCTCTTTTACCCATAAAAGGCATTGTCCAATATCCCATCCGGGAATTAAACAACACCATGGTTTATTTGCCTTTAAAAACGGCGCAGGATATTTTTTTGATGCCCGGACGGATTACTTCCGTGGTGGTGCTGTTAGACGGGAATCGCCATCTCAATCAGGCCAGAAGTCAGCTTCTGAAAATCATACCGCAGCATTACCGCGTTATCGACTGGCAGACCATGTTGCCGGAATTATATCAGAGCATTCAACTGGATAATGTTTCGGGCATGCTGATGTTGGCCATTTTGTACGTTGTGATTGCCTTTGGTCTGTTTGGCACCATTTTGATGATGATTAACGAACGGCGAAAAGAATTCGGCATTTTAATTGCCGTTGGGATGAAAAAAAGCAGAATATTACTGGTAACCATGAGTGAAATCATTTTCATTTCTTTAGCCGGCGCCTTAAGCGGGATTCTGGGAGCGCTTCCACTGGTCTTGTATTTCACGCGTCATCCCATTCGTATTACGGGGGAGGCCGCCCGATCGTTTGAACTATTTGGTATTGAGCCGATTTTTAGTTTCAGTTCCGATCCGACCATTTTTTTCAATCAGGCGCTGGTGGTGTTTTTGATCGCTCTGGCCACATTCATCTATCCTGTATTTTTCCTTAAAAAACTGGAGCCGCACGAAGCGATGCATGCATGA
- a CDS encoding ABC transporter permease: MLFALAWKNIWRNKTRSLIVILAIAFGLWGGLFSGGLMVALGDSMVKSAIDRDLAHIQIHHPKYDENKSIQRFIPQAEEVLLKLKTVQGLAGISARTRFLGMASSATSSYPVQICGINAQQEKEVTTIYQRLVAGSYFNSPKENAIVIGQKLAQRLNLRLHSKLVLGFEGLDGELINVACRVVGIYRTESSRFDESHVFLKSEFLVSNIGRPAIHEIAIRLKNSSQLTEKTNLLKSWFPDLLVESWKERSPETAFISDMMILYTYFFLVFILFAVLFGITNTMFMSVVDRVRELGMLMAIGMKRMRVFTMILLESIMLSITGGFVGVIIGGLTIFLTNHTGINLTIFKASLEFFGSSSVLYPTLPPELYAYLTILIVFTASAAAIMPAIKAIRLEPARAIRTL, encoded by the coding sequence ATGCTGTTTGCCCTGGCCTGGAAAAACATCTGGCGTAATAAAACACGCAGCTTAATCGTTATTTTAGCCATTGCTTTTGGCCTGTGGGGCGGGTTGTTTTCTGGCGGACTGATGGTTGCCCTGGGAGATTCCATGGTCAAGTCGGCCATCGATCGCGACCTGGCGCACATTCAAATCCATCACCCCAAATATGATGAAAACAAAAGTATTCAAAGATTCATTCCGCAGGCGGAGGAGGTCCTTCTAAAACTCAAAACCGTGCAAGGCCTGGCAGGTATTTCTGCACGGACGCGTTTTTTGGGAATGGCGTCATCGGCAACTTCATCATACCCTGTACAGATTTGCGGCATTAATGCGCAACAAGAAAAAGAGGTAACCACAATTTATCAGAGGCTGGTGGCCGGTAGCTATTTTAATTCTCCAAAAGAGAACGCCATCGTGATCGGTCAAAAACTGGCTCAACGCCTGAATTTACGTTTGCACTCCAAGCTGGTGCTGGGCTTTGAAGGACTGGATGGCGAGCTGATTAACGTGGCCTGTAGAGTCGTTGGCATTTATCGAACAGAATCTTCCCGCTTTGACGAAAGCCACGTCTTTTTAAAAAGTGAATTTCTGGTCAGCAATATCGGCCGGCCGGCTATCCACGAGATCGCCATCCGGCTGAAAAATTCCAGTCAATTAACCGAAAAGACCAATCTGCTTAAAAGCTGGTTTCCTGACTTGCTGGTGGAGTCCTGGAAAGAACGCTCTCCCGAAACGGCCTTTATTTCTGACATGATGATTCTTTACACCTATTTTTTTCTGGTTTTCATTTTATTTGCCGTTCTGTTTGGCATTACCAATACCATGTTTATGTCCGTTGTCGATCGCGTTCGAGAGCTGGGCATGCTGATGGCCATTGGCATGAAAAGGATGCGTGTTTTTACCATGATTTTACTGGAGAGCATCATGCTTTCCATTACCGGCGGATTTGTGGGCGTCATTATTGGCGGCCTGACCATCTTTTTAACCAACCACACCGGCATTAACCTGACGATTTTCAAAGCCAGTCTTGAATTTTTTGGTTCAAGCTCGGTGCTCTATCCCACATTACCGCCTGAACTGTATGCCTATTTAACCATTCTGATTGTTTTTACAGCCAGCGCCGCGGCCATCATGCCCGCCATTAAGGCCATTCGCCTGGAACCGGCCAGAGCAATTCGCACGCTTTAA
- a CDS encoding ABC transporter substrate-binding protein: MQLLLIVAFVFIFACTVEKNASETQQAQNDSTIVFKHFKLANARHAFQQAILQFEKQNPGVKVKEEILPSNSNIQHQFYVTSLESGSADFDVFLIDVIWAPEFSLAGWLEDLSALIPEEERIQFFSAPLRADMYQGKLYAVPWYIDAGVLYYRKDLLQKYGFSPPVSFDDLVHQAQTILNGEQNPTLNGFLWQGKQYEGLICTANEVISGFGGKILDENGRVRLTDNAVRSALNWLKDCIYTHRISPRWVLSADEESTRLSFLNGNAVFLRNWPYCWTFFQREESKVRGMVGTAPMPALPGINGKSTLGGWQLAVNRFSQKKELAKRFVRFMASPEVQLQFAIQVGTKPTRKPLYEDPRLIKEQPFIVQLFPILKNTVPRPVTPLYPQISQILQIEFSAILSNIRAVEPALESAQIQIEHVLEIEKLAFDKKSK, from the coding sequence ATGCAGCTTTTATTGATCGTTGCGTTTGTCTTCATCTTTGCCTGTACGGTGGAAAAAAACGCAAGCGAAACGCAGCAAGCGCAAAACGATTCTACCATTGTTTTTAAACATTTTAAACTGGCTAATGCGCGTCATGCCTTTCAGCAGGCCATACTCCAATTCGAAAAGCAGAATCCGGGCGTTAAGGTTAAAGAAGAAATCTTGCCATCCAATTCCAATATTCAACACCAGTTTTATGTCACCAGTCTGGAGTCCGGTTCCGCTGATTTTGACGTCTTTTTAATAGATGTGATCTGGGCGCCGGAGTTCAGCCTGGCGGGCTGGCTGGAAGACCTTTCGGCGCTGATTCCTGAAGAGGAACGAATTCAGTTTTTCAGCGCTCCGCTTCGGGCCGATATGTATCAGGGAAAACTTTATGCCGTTCCCTGGTACATTGACGCCGGGGTTTTGTACTATCGAAAAGACCTGTTGCAAAAGTATGGTTTTTCGCCTCCGGTCTCCTTTGATGATCTGGTGCATCAGGCGCAAACCATTTTAAATGGAGAACAGAATCCCACTTTAAATGGCTTTTTATGGCAAGGCAAACAGTACGAAGGGTTGATTTGTACGGCAAACGAGGTGATCTCTGGCTTTGGCGGGAAAATTTTAGATGAAAACGGCCGGGTACGTCTTACAGACAATGCGGTGCGTTCGGCGCTGAACTGGTTAAAAGATTGTATTTATACTCATCGCATCTCTCCGCGTTGGGTGCTTTCTGCTGACGAAGAAAGCACGCGCCTCAGCTTTTTAAACGGGAATGCCGTTTTTTTACGCAACTGGCCCTATTGCTGGACTTTTTTTCAGCGGGAAGAATCAAAAGTGCGGGGAATGGTGGGAACGGCGCCCATGCCTGCTTTGCCCGGTATTAACGGAAAGAGCACTCTGGGCGGCTGGCAGCTGGCCGTAAACCGCTTTTCACAAAAAAAGGAGCTGGCAAAGAGGTTTGTGCGTTTTATGGCCAGTCCCGAGGTGCAGCTGCAGTTCGCCATTCAGGTGGGAACAAAACCGACGCGTAAACCGCTCTATGAAGATCCACGATTGATTAAAGAGCAGCCGTTTATTGTGCAATTATTTCCGATCCTGAAAAATACCGTTCCCCGTCCCGTAACGCCGCTTTATCCGCAAATCTCTCAAATTCTACAAATCGAATTCTCCGCCATTCTTTCCAATATAAGAGCAGTAGAGCCTGCGCTGGAATCGGCCCAAATTCAGATTGAGCATGTTCTGGAAATTGAAAAACTGGCCTTTGATAAAAAGTCAAAATAA
- a CDS encoding ABC transporter ATP-binding protein, whose product MVLIKIENLSKVYNTSAVPVQALKNINIEFEKGEFTAIVGPSGSGKTTFLNMIGGLDRPTEGEITVNGIKLSALKGSKLVEYRLHHIGFVFQAYNLIPVFTALENVEFIMLLQGVPKEERQRRAKELLHAVGLADRMHNRPGQLSGGQQQRVAVARALASRPQFVLADEPTANLDSKSADDLLDLMEKLNRDFNMTFIFSTHDARVIRRARRVVTLCDGMVEKDKTT is encoded by the coding sequence ATGGTATTGATTAAAATCGAAAATTTAAGCAAAGTTTACAATACATCGGCCGTTCCCGTCCAGGCCCTGAAGAATATTAACATAGAATTCGAAAAAGGCGAATTCACCGCCATTGTGGGGCCCAGCGGCTCCGGCAAAACCACCTTTTTAAACATGATCGGCGGGTTGGACCGCCCCACCGAAGGCGAAATTACCGTAAACGGCATTAAGCTAAGCGCGTTAAAAGGCAGTAAACTGGTGGAATATCGCCTGCACCATATCGGTTTTGTCTTTCAGGCTTACAATCTGATTCCCGTTTTTACTGCGCTGGAAAATGTGGAATTCATCATGTTGTTACAGGGCGTGCCAAAAGAGGAACGTCAGCGGCGGGCTAAAGAGTTGCTACACGCCGTGGGCCTGGCCGACCGGATGCACAATCGTCCAGGGCAGCTTTCCGGCGGGCAGCAGCAACGAGTCGCCGTTGCCCGGGCACTGGCTTCGCGACCACAATTCGTTCTGGCCGACGAGCCGACCGCCAATCTTGACTCTAAATCTGCTGATGATTTGCTGGATTTAATGGAAAAGTTGAACCGTGACTTTAATATGACGTTCATTTTTTCAACCCATGATGCGCGCGTCATTCGCCGGGCCAGAAGGGTGGTTACCCTGTGCGATGGTATGGTGGAAAAGGACAAAACTACTTAA
- a CDS encoding carbohydrate ABC transporter permease: protein MKSKSIIYFLLPALLLTFLVTVFPLLYGFALGMMRKMPVFGISEFIGLDNFIFLLRDPRFQQSLWTTLKFTLISVPLELLLGLGFALLLREKIPGNALLKITLMIPWAIPTVVSAKMWEWIYNPEYGVLNYLLQSVNLLNESVNWLGHPLWTLPAIILADVWKTAPFAALLIYAGLQTIPEELYESAKIDGAGAFCRLFYITLPLIYPIILIVGIFRTMDAFRIFDLIYVMTGGGPANISETMSVYAYKLLFQTLQFGYGSAVSVAMFWIIALLSGVYVYVLHRKFKVLS from the coding sequence ATGAAGTCAAAATCCATTATCTATTTTCTACTGCCGGCATTGTTGTTAACCTTTTTGGTTACGGTTTTTCCGTTGCTTTATGGATTTGCGCTGGGAATGATGCGCAAGATGCCCGTGTTTGGAATTTCTGAATTCATCGGTCTGGATAATTTCATTTTTCTGTTGCGCGATCCTCGTTTCCAGCAGAGTTTGTGGACCACCCTCAAATTTACTTTGATTTCGGTGCCGCTGGAGCTTTTGCTCGGGCTGGGATTCGCCCTGCTTTTGAGAGAAAAGATTCCCGGCAATGCCCTGCTTAAAATAACGCTGATGATTCCCTGGGCCATTCCCACCGTGGTGTCTGCCAAAATGTGGGAGTGGATCTATAATCCGGAATATGGCGTTTTGAATTATTTGCTGCAGTCGGTCAACCTGTTAAACGAATCGGTGAACTGGCTGGGGCATCCGCTGTGGACGCTGCCGGCCATCATCCTGGCCGATGTCTGGAAAACGGCGCCTTTTGCCGCGCTGCTGATCTACGCCGGTTTACAAACCATTCCAGAAGAACTGTACGAATCGGCCAAAATTGACGGCGCCGGAGCCTTTTGTCGTTTGTTTTACATAACCCTTCCTCTAATTTACCCTATTATTTTAATCGTTGGTATCTTTCGGACGATGGATGCCTTTCGTATTTTTGATCTGATTTACGTCATGACAGGCGGCGGGCCGGCAAACATCAGCGAAACGATGAGCGTTTATGCCTATAAATTGCTTTTTCAGACGCTGCAGTTTGGTTACGGCTCGGCAGTATCCGTGGCCATGTTTTGGATTATTGCTCTATTAAGCGGCGTTTATGTTTATGTCCTGCACCGAAAATTTAAGGTCTTAAGTTAA
- a CDS encoding response regulator, whose translation MGTMVEKFKILAVDDNPINLKLLSSALINSDYEIYTASSGQQALELANSVLPDLILLDVMMPDMDGYEVCKKLQENKNTQYIPVIFLSARNEAVDKAKGLALGAVDYLTKPFNPLEINARVRTHLTSRRAVIRLMRENQKLQNELEKIKAEGTNSEKEKKTIDYLRKIDGYIFHVKEEQYELFSMAKNDRQPITRTAIPVSHSPKMLVLLHYNGFNKDYQTLIVKQLVQKFLEGYLLSIGDVGEINATVLTQLFLTLLEKFSPDFYQVPFTFGLSVLNFEKQKIYFLGLHQREPLVIFKNGKSTPLSGKKIDVNSELRNFITAIETDMEHDTWIAWYQNDSKPVEIERLRTVLMDALEKSEFNLQQFVLLLDQQIKPAEQDVCFSVIEIKP comes from the coding sequence ATGGGAACAATGGTAGAAAAGTTTAAAATTTTAGCGGTTGACGACAATCCGATTAACTTAAAATTATTATCAAGCGCTTTAATCAATAGCGACTATGAAATTTACACGGCCTCTTCGGGGCAGCAGGCGCTGGAATTGGCCAATTCCGTTCTTCCGGATTTGATCCTTCTGGATGTTATGATGCCGGACATGGATGGGTACGAGGTCTGTAAAAAATTACAGGAAAATAAAAACACTCAATATATTCCCGTCATATTCCTTTCCGCCCGCAACGAAGCTGTCGATAAGGCCAAAGGGCTGGCTTTGGGCGCGGTTGACTATTTGACCAAGCCTTTCAATCCCCTTGAAATAAACGCCCGCGTAAGAACTCATCTCACCTCGCGCAGAGCGGTAATCCGGTTGATGCGCGAAAATCAAAAATTACAAAACGAACTGGAAAAAATTAAGGCTGAAGGAACAAACTCGGAGAAAGAGAAAAAAACAATCGACTATTTGAGGAAAATTGACGGCTACATTTTCCATGTAAAAGAAGAGCAATATGAGCTATTTTCCATGGCTAAAAACGACCGGCAACCCATCACTCGAACCGCCATTCCGGTTAGCCATTCTCCAAAGATGTTAGTATTGTTGCATTACAACGGCTTTAACAAAGACTATCAGACCTTAATTGTAAAACAACTGGTTCAAAAATTTTTAGAAGGATATCTCCTCTCTATTGGCGACGTCGGCGAAATCAATGCCACGGTTTTAACCCAACTGTTTTTAACGCTCTTAGAAAAGTTTTCTCCGGATTTTTATCAGGTGCCTTTTACTTTCGGGTTATCTGTTCTCAATTTTGAAAAACAGAAAATCTATTTTTTGGGATTACATCAGCGCGAACCTTTAGTTATCTTCAAAAACGGGAAGAGTACGCCCCTGTCCGGGAAAAAGATCGATGTAAATTCCGAATTAAGAAATTTCATTACGGCTATCGAAACAGACATGGAACACGACACATGGATTGCCTGGTACCAGAACGACTCAAAGCCTGTGGAAATAGAGCGGTTAAGAACTGTGTTGATGGACGCTCTCGAAAAAAGCGAATTTAATCTGCAACAATTTGTTTTGTTGTTGGATCAACAAATAAAACCTGCTGAGCAAGACGTCTGTTTCTCTGTCATTGAAATAAAACCCTGA
- a CDS encoding IS4 family transposase, with product MQIYGKIFSEPILKRINAIIARQPQISRRKLSREVCELMDWKSPNGKFQEMSCRKALLELDRRGLIKLPERKKSYAFEKKKKRKLDVPIASIEGHLSVLGEIVIEPIKSRYSKDSRAWFQLIENFHYLKSAKLCGAQIRYIVKSEKYGYIGALGFSSATYKLRARDAYIGWSEKARRENIQYVISNDRFLIVPTVKVKNLASFLLSKALQRIGTDWESRYGYRPVLVESYVDSSVFKGIGYLASNWLYVGNTSGRRDGIAKKVFLYPLQRNWRKILCQESADGLGQGRLIKDSSNWAEREFGSIRLYDNRLKQRLYAIADDFYNKPQANIPEACGGKARTMGAYRFFQNEKVTMDIILDAHTEATIDRIKEHKVVLAPQDTTILDYSTHPMTKDLGPTSHIDHQSIGLILHDTLAFSEDGTPLGVLDAQVWARDPKDRGKTRRRKELPIEQKESMKWLRSYRRVNEIAKLCPETLIVSVGDREADIYELFHEAQRKDSKAGLLVRVGKRRNRKVAGIDLWDYMSSQEERGQFQIHVPRRGNIRAREAKMSLRYSSIDLEPPKRFSSSKPIKVWAVYIREVDPPADIKSPIEWMLLTTVSVENFTDAYQRVQWYTRRWGIEIYHRTLKSGCRIKDRQLGSADRLETALAVDMVVAWRIYHMTMLGREIPDSPASVFFKEEEWKALYCYVHKTPIAPEEPMSLREAIRMVGQIGGHLGRKSDGEPGTVTLWRGIQRLDTATEMYIIFTSSRDGP from the coding sequence ATGCAAATATATGGGAAAATTTTTAGCGAACCAATATTAAAACGTATTAATGCGATCATTGCCCGGCAGCCGCAGATATCTCGTAGGAAATTATCACGAGAGGTATGCGAACTGATGGACTGGAAATCTCCCAATGGGAAATTCCAGGAGATGAGCTGCCGTAAAGCCTTATTAGAGCTGGATCGGCGCGGTTTAATCAAATTACCAGAACGAAAAAAAAGCTATGCTTTTGAAAAAAAGAAAAAGCGTAAGCTTGATGTTCCAATCGCCTCCATTGAAGGCCATTTATCGGTTTTAGGCGAAATTGTAATCGAGCCGATCAAAAGCCGCTACAGCAAGGATTCGCGCGCATGGTTTCAGTTAATAGAGAATTTCCATTACCTTAAAAGCGCAAAACTTTGTGGCGCTCAGATTCGCTATATTGTAAAAAGCGAGAAGTATGGCTATATTGGCGCTTTAGGCTTTAGTTCAGCGACTTATAAATTACGAGCCAGGGATGCCTATATTGGCTGGAGCGAAAAGGCGCGAAGGGAGAATATCCAGTATGTGATCAGTAATGATCGTTTTTTGATCGTACCTACGGTTAAGGTCAAGAATCTGGCTTCATTTCTGTTGAGTAAAGCCTTGCAGCGTATTGGAACCGATTGGGAGAGTCGTTATGGTTATCGCCCGGTTTTGGTGGAAAGTTATGTGGATTCTAGTGTTTTCAAAGGCATCGGTTACCTGGCTTCCAACTGGCTTTATGTAGGAAATACCAGCGGTCGTCGTGACGGTATCGCCAAAAAGGTATTTCTTTATCCATTGCAAAGGAACTGGCGAAAGATTTTGTGTCAGGAGAGTGCGGACGGTTTAGGCCAAGGACGATTAATCAAAGACTCATCGAATTGGGCGGAGCGGGAATTTGGCAGCATTCGCTTATATGACAATCGTCTCAAACAGCGTTTGTACGCCATAGCGGATGACTTTTACAACAAGCCGCAGGCCAACATTCCGGAGGCCTGTGGTGGTAAGGCGCGCACGATGGGCGCCTATCGATTTTTTCAAAACGAGAAGGTAACCATGGATATTATTTTAGATGCACATACCGAGGCGACGATAGATCGCATAAAAGAACACAAGGTGGTTTTAGCGCCTCAGGACACGACCATTTTAGACTACAGCACGCATCCCATGACCAAAGACTTGGGGCCGACAAGCCATATAGATCACCAGAGCATTGGCTTGATTTTACATGATACATTGGCCTTTAGTGAGGATGGCACGCCGTTAGGCGTATTGGATGCCCAGGTATGGGCTCGTGATCCGAAGGATCGAGGCAAGACGCGTCGTCGGAAGGAATTACCCATTGAGCAAAAAGAGAGTATGAAATGGTTACGTAGTTATCGCCGGGTCAACGAGATCGCTAAGTTATGTCCGGAGACGCTTATCGTAAGCGTGGGCGATCGAGAGGCGGATATCTACGAATTATTTCATGAGGCTCAAAGGAAAGATAGCAAGGCAGGACTTTTGGTACGCGTGGGCAAGCGCCGCAATCGCAAAGTGGCCGGAATTGATCTGTGGGATTACATGTCCAGTCAAGAAGAGCGCGGTCAATTTCAAATTCATGTTCCTCGTAGGGGCAATATCAGGGCTCGTGAGGCCAAGATGTCCTTGCGTTATTCGTCGATAGACTTAGAACCGCCGAAACGATTTTCGTCCTCTAAGCCCATTAAGGTGTGGGCTGTTTATATCCGAGAGGTCGATCCGCCAGCTGATATTAAGAGTCCAATAGAGTGGATGTTATTGACCACGGTGTCGGTAGAGAATTTTACTGATGCCTATCAACGAGTGCAGTGGTACACTCGTCGTTGGGGTATCGAGATATATCATCGAACGCTCAAGAGCGGCTGCCGCATAAAAGATCGTCAATTAGGCAGTGCGGATCGTTTAGAGACGGCCTTAGCCGTGGATATGGTTGTAGCCTGGCGCATTTATCATATGACCATGTTAGGTCGTGAAATACCGGATTCGCCGGCGAGCGTATTTTTCAAAGAAGAGGAATGGAAAGCGTTGTATTGCTATGTGCATAAGACGCCCATAGCGCCGGAGGAGCCGATGAGTTTACGAGAAGCCATCCGTATGGTAGGTCAGATCGGAGGCCATTTAGGCAGAAAGAGTGATGGCGAGCCTGGCACAGTAACGCTCTGGCGAGGTATACAGCGATTGGATACGGCAACCGAGATGTATATTATTTTTACTTCAAGCCGAGACGGCCCATAA